One region of Malania oleifera isolate guangnan ecotype guangnan chromosome 6, ASM2987363v1, whole genome shotgun sequence genomic DNA includes:
- the LOC131157736 gene encoding probable 2-oxoglutarate-dependent dioxygenase AOP1 translates to MGSQTPLRLPVIDFSKLEPKPGTPEWELVKSQVHQALQEFGCFEALFDKVTFELRTALFKKLEELFDLPIQTKLRNSSEKPYHGYVGQYPMVPLYESMGIEHATIPEKTEDFSNLLWPEGNPSFHKTIQSYSEQLSGLDLMVRKMVLESLGVDKYYDEHKESTNYLLRVMKYKGPQTAEKKLGLNSHTDKNIVTVLYQNQVDGLEVQTKDGEWIDVKPSPESFIVMIGDSFYAWTNGRLHSAYHRVMMRGEQARYSAGLFSIPKEGYMIKAPEELVDDEHPLLFKPFDHFEFLGFYYSEAGQKAQSALKTYCGI, encoded by the exons ATGGGCTCCCAGACGCCTCTCAGGCTTCCTGTCATAGATTTCTCCAAGCTTGAGCCAAAACCAGGCACTCCTGAATGGGAACTGGTGAAATCCCAAGTCCACCAAGCACTCCAAGAGTTCGGTTGCTTCGAGGCCTTGTTCGACAAAGTTACATTCGAGCTTCGAACTGCACTATTCAAAAAACTAGAAGAGCTTTTTGATCTCCCTATCCAAACCAAACTGAGAAACTCCTCTGAAAAGCCATACCATGGCTATGTTGGGCAGTACCCAATGGTGCCACTCTACGAAAGCATGGGCATCGAACATGCAACGATTCCCGAGAAGACTGAAGACTTCAGTAATCTCTTGTGGCCTGAAGGAAACCCAAGTTTCCA TAAAACCATACAATCCTACTCGGAGCAGCTTTCTGGGTTGGATTTGATGGTGAGGAAGATGGTATTGGAGAGCTTGGGCGTTGATAAATACTATGATGAGCACAAGGAGTCCACAAACTATCTTCTGCGGGTCATGAAATATAAAGGACCCCAAACGGCAGAAAAGAAACTTGGGCTGAACTCTCACACAGACAAGAACATTGTCACCGTTCTTTACCAGAATCAAGTTGATGGGTTGGAGGTGCAGACCAAAGACGGAGAATGGATCGATGTTAAGCCCTCACCGGAGTCCTTCATTGTTATGATTGGAGACTCTTTCTAT GCATGGACAAATGGGAGACTGCATTCTGCTTATCACAGGGTGATGATGAGGGGAGAGCAAGCGAGGTACTCGGCGGGACTGTTCTCGATCCCGAAAGAAGGGTATATGATAAAAGCTCCAGAGGAGCTGGTGGATGACGAGCACCCTTTGCTCTTCAAGCCCTTCGATCATTTTGAGTTCCTTGGTTTCTACTACAGCGAGGCCGGTCAGAAAGCCCAATCCGCTCTCAAAACTTACTGTGGGATCTGA